A part of Oceaniferula flava genomic DNA contains:
- a CDS encoding CsgG/HfaB family protein: MKPLFLLATLLLPVFPCFAQDTNAPKPIVFSVGVLPFAETAATKDTGAAAAELLSAQLGMSGRFVLVERASLDSVLSEQGLGISGAVDSKSASTLGKLMGAQILITGRVFKAGETTYCIAKAISVTTGRSLPAQTMLKGGNWLEATKSLAKSLDTSIQKAAADMAPQHETHEQQVARLKKLTAGKKLPSVYISIPEKHLTRVIPDPAVETEIGLILQKLGFVIKTASKDADYTLTGEAFSERASQVGNLISCRARCEIILKQQAAPDQKVVNRVTTGAVDTAENTAAKTALQHAGAQLAEWIVVELIQ, translated from the coding sequence ATGAAACCCCTATTCCTACTCGCCACTCTGCTTCTTCCCGTCTTTCCCTGCTTCGCTCAGGACACCAATGCGCCCAAACCGATTGTTTTTTCGGTCGGTGTTTTACCATTTGCCGAAACTGCAGCCACCAAGGATACAGGTGCGGCTGCCGCGGAGCTTTTGTCGGCTCAACTCGGCATGTCCGGACGATTCGTTCTTGTGGAACGTGCTTCACTGGATTCCGTTTTATCGGAACAAGGTCTGGGCATCAGCGGCGCAGTCGATTCCAAATCCGCCTCGACACTCGGCAAGCTCATGGGAGCCCAGATCCTCATCACGGGTCGTGTTTTCAAAGCTGGAGAGACCACCTATTGCATCGCCAAAGCCATCAGCGTCACCACCGGACGCAGCCTGCCAGCCCAGACGATGCTCAAAGGTGGCAATTGGTTAGAGGCGACCAAAAGTTTGGCAAAATCCCTGGATACCTCGATTCAAAAGGCTGCCGCCGACATGGCTCCGCAGCACGAAACCCACGAGCAGCAAGTGGCCCGATTGAAAAAGCTCACGGCTGGCAAAAAACTTCCCTCGGTCTACATCTCGATTCCCGAGAAACATCTGACTCGCGTGATTCCAGACCCCGCTGTGGAAACGGAGATTGGTTTGATCCTGCAGAAGCTGGGTTTTGTCATCAAGACCGCCTCGAAGGATGCCGACTATACGCTCACAGGCGAGGCATTCAGCGAACGTGCCAGCCAAGTTGGTAACCTGATCAGCTGCCGCGCTCGCTGCGAAATCATTCTCAAACAGCAAGCTGCACCTGATCAGAAAGTCGTCAACCGGGTCACCACCGGAGCGGTGGATACAGCGGAAAACACTGCCGCGAAGACAGCACTGCAACATGCCGGTGCTCAGCTTGCCGAGTGGATTGTGGTGGAATTGATTCAATAG
- a CDS encoding S16 family serine protease: MITALKTTAQDASPTEPPQHLTQTQIKGLLVVQLDNGKFAGAASQMNATVIKKPNTFEIGINQEVGDMMKKATVEVDKFIRVRYAGKLPSDMRVELSFADKYSPKDGPSAAVVCALMVDSILSGKAIDPGFAATGDMTATGAVQPVGGVPSKIKGAIRKDCSHVGIPEQNKESITDAYILKGIKSLYDIQIFTLKSFDEAHALAMLKRPEATQQALDDFAEIQQVLKKNEKYIYNSKVRERLRKVVQLSPNHLSARLLYLHSVKKGPKKLSLLGSIEGIDNAGSQLASMLKDGSFMSAGGLGDDTLTDLVYEISRLRPTLDKRTTKYADSYLNVARFIKRHRERNRLNAQLMRELQQLANATDIERTRLLNNEEVREELMD, from the coding sequence ATGATCACAGCACTAAAGACCACAGCCCAGGATGCCAGTCCGACCGAGCCTCCTCAACATTTAACGCAAACCCAGATTAAAGGTCTACTGGTGGTCCAGCTCGACAATGGTAAATTCGCCGGCGCGGCGTCGCAGATGAACGCCACTGTGATCAAAAAACCGAACACCTTCGAGATTGGTATCAATCAGGAAGTCGGCGATATGATGAAAAAGGCGACCGTGGAGGTGGATAAGTTCATCCGGGTGCGCTATGCGGGAAAACTTCCCAGCGACATGCGGGTGGAGCTTTCCTTTGCCGACAAATACTCGCCCAAGGACGGCCCCTCAGCGGCGGTGGTCTGTGCTCTCATGGTCGATTCCATTCTCTCGGGCAAAGCCATCGATCCGGGTTTTGCCGCGACGGGCGACATGACCGCCACCGGCGCCGTTCAGCCGGTGGGTGGCGTGCCGTCCAAAATCAAGGGGGCGATCCGTAAGGACTGCAGCCACGTCGGGATTCCCGAGCAAAACAAGGAAAGCATCACCGATGCTTACATCCTCAAGGGCATCAAGTCTCTCTACGACATCCAAATTTTCACCCTCAAGAGCTTCGACGAGGCCCACGCGCTCGCCATGCTGAAACGGCCAGAAGCCACGCAACAGGCGCTCGATGACTTCGCCGAGATTCAGCAGGTCTTAAAAAAGAACGAAAAATACATCTACAACAGCAAGGTGCGTGAACGCCTGCGCAAGGTCGTCCAGCTGTCCCCCAACCACCTGTCCGCCCGCCTGCTGTATCTGCACAGCGTGAAAAAAGGCCCGAAAAAACTCTCCTTGCTGGGGTCGATCGAGGGCATTGACAATGCCGGCAGCCAGCTCGCTTCCATGCTGAAAGACGGCAGCTTCATGTCCGCAGGTGGACTCGGCGACGACACCCTGACCGACCTGGTTTACGAGATCTCCCGCCTGCGTCCAACACTGGACAAGCGCACCACCAAGTATGCCGACAGTTATCTCAACGTCGCGCGCTTCATCAAGCGCCACCGCGAGCGGAATCGACTCAACGCGCAGCTGATGCGCGAGCTACAACAGCTGGCCAATGCCACCGACATCGAACGCACCCGCCTGTTGAACAACGAGGAAGTGCGTGAAGAGCTGATGGACTAG